CCACGAAGCGGTTCACCGAGACGGTGCGGTCACTGCTGGCGGTGAGTGGCGCGCGGTCGATGCCGCACATCACCTCGCCGTAGTTTTCGGCACTGGCGTTTTCGGTGTTGGTCCAGCAGAACCGGACGCCCTCGCCCTCATAGCCGGGATCGTCATGCAGGTCCTCGGGGCGGTAGTAACCGGTCGCGCCGGCGTTGTTGGCATCGACCCGGGCGTTGGCGGCGGTGACGGCAACCCAGGCGCCCTGACCGACTTCGCAACCCTGGCCGAACTGCTGCTTGTTGTCGACGCACGAGATCTGCAGTGCATAGACGCTGCCCGCTGCCAGTGGCGACTGATTCAGGTTGCTGACAGGCTGGCCTGAAGCCGGGACGGCGGGGATGAACTTGAACAACGCGCCGCCGTCGGTATCCCGGGTGCCGGTACGGGTGTCCGTGTAGGACCCGGGGCGCAACTCGTCGCCAGCAATCACAACCCCTTGGGGTGTCACCGCCAGGCCTTCCCAAGCCATCTTGGGCAGCGCATCGCGCACCACAACCTTGCTGGTCGTGTCGGTGACGTTGGCGCCTGTGGGGTCGAACAGTTCGGACGTGCCGCGGCCGGTGAGCGTGAGATTCGTCAGCTGGAGCGGATTCATGAGCTCATAGACCTGGCCGTCGCTCGTTTCCTCGGTGGCGATGATCGTTCCCCAAGGCGTGCGACGGATCCCGTCGCAACCGGCCATGCCGCGCAGGATGGTCTCGACCTGTCCGTCGGACAGCCGGATGCGCTGAACCGACGGGTTGTATTTTTCCGTCCCATTCGGGAATGTGCCGATGACCTGGCGTTCGAACTCCTCGACGCAGGTGATCAGGTGCGTCGGCTTGGCGTCAGAGGGCCAGAACACCATCTGGTCGGTCTTGTCGGCTGCATCGCGGGTGAGGTAGCTCACCCGCAGCCCTTTCGCCAGCAAGATGTGATCGGTTGCCGGCTGACCGGGGGCGCGCGCGTATCCGGATGGCGTGGTCGCGGATTCGGCCAAGGGCTTGGTGAAGCCGAACAGCCGATTGCTGCCCGATTCCAGTTGCTTTTGCATCAACTCACCAAAATCTGCAG
This window of the Candidatus Macondimonas diazotrophica genome carries:
- a CDS encoding alkaline phosphatase PhoX — translated: MRCSRPTWALLGLGLLASGPTLAADFGELMQKQLESGSNRLFGFTKPLAESATTPSGYARAPGQPATDHILLAKGLRVSYLTRDAADKTDQMVFWPSDAKPTHLITCVEEFERQVIGTFPNGTEKYNPSVQRIRLSDGQVETILRGMAGCDGIRRTPWGTIIATEETSDGQVYELMNPLQLTNLTLTGRGTSELFDPTGANVTDTTSKVVVRDALPKMAWEGLAVTPQGVVIAGDELRPGSYTDTRTGTRDTDGGALFKFIPAVPASGQPVSNLNQSPLAAGSVYALQISCVDNKQQFGQGCEVGQGAWVAVTAANARVDANNAGATGYYRPEDLHDDPGYEGEGVRFCWTNTENASAENYGEVMCGIDRAPLTASSDRTVSVNRFVEGDADFNQPDNLAFQPGTRNVYVIEDNPNGDIWACLPDGADRDIKTDGCVKMLSVVDNTAEPTGFLFSGDGRTAYVSIQHSRDPANGSMDIDDFGTDDVLMITGFKPVRP